Proteins from a genomic interval of Sparus aurata chromosome 21, fSpaAur1.1, whole genome shotgun sequence:
- the map6d1 gene encoding microtubule-associated protein 6, giving the protein MAWPCISRVCCLARFWNQFDKSDLSVPLTIQNYSDIAEHEVRSVTKQVSASERAPGNHYSIPEQRAASGSPHAPADGPGTRGGSFRARKEPSYKPREDYHPPGVPFPSVTQYKQDFKPWPIPRKENFPWISNGGSRADSVSDSPVNSHHPGEREERGRGQRWGEQQGMEERKTSSYRHEYRPWTGARPAKSARRNPPAQYSSPGTEATKVPRETSYQAAYSGDAQRSIGPHQGEHIIPSASTYIQPAAVPQPVPTALQAGSTPSPSGLQQSIPPERAEISGTTKGEEHLVRTKLPPNPSAVFQSGSRVFNI; this is encoded by the exons ATGGCTTGGCCGTGCATCAGCAGAGTGTGCTGCCTGGCTCGCTTCTGGAACCAGTTCGACAAATCGGACCTGTCCGTCCCGCTCACCATCCAGAACTACTCGGACATCGCCGAGCATGAGGTGCGGTCCGTCACCAAACAGGTCTCCGCGTCGGAGCGCGCGCCCGGGAACCACTACTCCATCCCGGAGCAGCGCGCCGCCTCCGGCTCCCCTCATGCGCCCGCGGATGGCCCGGGGACCCGAGGAGGGTCCTTCAGGGCGCGGAAGGAGCCCAGTTACAAGCCCCGGGAGGACTACCACCCGCCCGGAGTGCCTTTCCCCAGCGTCACCCAGTACAAGCAGGATTTCAAACCCTGGCCCATTCCCAGGAAGGAGAACTTCCCTTGGATTAGTAACGGGGGCAGCAGGGCGGACAGTGTGTCGGACAGCCCGGTGAACAGTCACCAccccggggagagagaggagcggGGCAGGGGGCAGAGGTGGGGGGAGCAGCaggggatggaggagaggaaaaccaGCTCCTACAG GCACGAGTACAGGCCGTGGACGGGGGCGAGACCGGCCAAGAGTGCGAGGAGAAACCCTCCAGCTCAGTACTCCAGTCCGGGGACGGAGGCCACAAAAGTCCCACGTGAGACCAGCTACCAGGCCGCCTACAGCGGGGACGCCCAGAGGTCCATAGGGCCGCATCAGGGGGAGCACATCATCCCATCCGCCAGCACCTACATACAACCTGCTGCCGTCCCCCAGCCCGTCCCCACCGCCCTGCAGGCCGGCAGCACACCGAGCCCCTCCGGCCTCCAGCAGAGCATCCCACCCGAGAGGGCTGAGATCAGCGGAACGACCAAGGGAGAG GAACATCTGGTAAGGACCAAGCTCCCTCCCAACCCGTCCGCCGTCTTCCAAAGCGGATCGAGGGTCTTCAACATCTGA
- the LOC115572187 gene encoding multidrug and toxin extrusion protein 1-like, translating into MEDLGLKFLKRKGIKGEHEADHVPCHRVTHFMFCTKCLKCIKDWLPVDRKNETTELFKLAGPVFISQLMIFLINFVSAVFCGHLGETELAGVALAISVINVTGISVGAGLASACDTLISQTYGSGNLNRVGVILQRGVLILLLACLPCWAVLINTEPILLAVRQSPEVARVSQLYVNIFMPALPAAFMFQLQGRYLQNQGIIWPQVIAGFFGNVLNAVSNCFLLYVLDMGVVGSAAANAVSQLSLALLLYFFIRLMGLHKETWSGWSLDCLQEWGQFIQVAVPSMLMLCLEWWTFEIGGFLAGVIGDVELGAQSVVHQVVTIAFMFPMGFSLAACVRVGNALGAGNIEQATATGKVSIICAFAVSCFVGIILGSSKDVIGYIFTTETDIVQRVADAMIIIGFFQPADAMAAVTGGILRGAGKQRIGAICNLVGYYCIGIPIGLSLMFAAKMGIVGLWLGLLICVTLQSTFFIIVLWRLNWRTAAEEAMVRAGVQVTEKKEAPSLQKTEGQSEAQVHIISSNILSSEGWNSDLQMLQTGRDETADAAGPRPLSVRQLLLRRGLTALLMVLILAAGILSSKMLLRLLK; encoded by the exons ATGGAAGATTTAGGGCtgaagtttttaaaaagaaagggaaTTAAGGGCGAGCATGAAGCAGACCATGTGCCGTGTCACAGAGTCACTCACTTTATGTTCTGCACAAAGTGTCTGAAGTGCATCAAGGACTGGCTCCCTGTGGACCGCAAGAACGAAACGACTGAACTTTTCAAACTAGCAGGACCTGTG TTCATTTCACAGTTGATGATCTTCCTCATCAATTTCGTCAGCGCGGTGTTCTGCGGTCACCTGGGAGAAACTGAGCTCGCAGGTGTGGCGTTAGCAATATCG GTCATCAATGTGACTGGTATCTCAGTGGGCGCTGGTTTGGCATCGGCCTGTGATACACTCATATCTCAG ACTTACGGGAGCGGAAACCTAAATCGTGTGGGAGTCATTCTCCAAAGGGGTGTTTTGATTCTGCTCCTGGCCTGCCTCCCCTGCTGGGCTGTCCTCATTAACACAGAGCCCATCCTACTCGCTGTCAGACAGAGCCCAGAGGTGGCACG AGTCTCCCAGCTGTATGTGAATATCTTCATGCCTGCTCTGCCG GCTGCTTTCATGTTCCAGCTGCAGGGACGCTATCTACAGAACCAG GGTATTATCTGGCCTCAGGTGATCGCTGGGTTCTTTGGAAATGTTCTCAATGCAGTCAGCAACTGCTTCCTCCTCTACGTGCTGGACATGGGTGTTGT TGGATCTGCAGCAGCGAACGCCGTCTCACAGTTATCGCTGGCACTGCTCTTGTACTTCTTCATTCGTTTGATGGGATTACACAAGGAGACCTGGTCTG GTTGGTCCCTGGACTGTCTGCAGGAATGGGGCCAGTTCATCCAGGTGGCCGTCCCCAGCATGCTGATGCTCTGTCTGGAGTGGTGGACGTTTGAGATCGGGGGATTCTTGGCCGGTGTGATCGGTGATGTTGAGCTGGGAGCTCAGTCAGTTGTTCATCAGGTGGTCACTATTGCGTTCATG TTCCCAATGGGATTCAGTCTAGCTGCCTGTGTCAGGGTTGGGAATGCTCTTGGTGCGGGGAACATTGAACAGGCCACTGCAACTGGCAAGGTCTCCATCATCTGTGCAT TTGCAGTCTCGTGCTTTGTTGGAATTATACTCGGATCATCAAAGGATGTGATTGGTTACATCTTCACGACAGAGAC AGACATTGTTCAGCGGGTTGCTGACGCCATGATCATAATTGGGTTCTTCCAGCCTGCAGATGCCATGGCG GCTGTGACAGGCGGCATTTTACGAGGAGCGGGGAAGCAGAGGATCGGGGCCATCTGTAACTTGGTGGGATATTACTGCATCGGCATTCCCATCGGACTGTCCCTGATGTTTGCAGCCAAAATGGGCATCGTAG GACTGTGGCTGGGGCTTCTCATTTGTGTCACTCTACAGTCCACATTCTTCATCATCGTCTTGTGGAGGCTGAATTGGAGAACGGCAGCTGAAGAG GCTATGGTGAGAGCAGGAGTCCAGGtcacagagaagaaagaagCGCCGTCACTGCAGAAGACGG AAGGTCAGAGTGAGGCTCAGGTCCACATCATTTCATCCAACATCCTGAGCAGTGAGGGCTGGAACTCAGACCTGCAGATGCTCCAAACAGGCCGTGACGAGACAGCCGATGCTGCAGGTCCACGGCCTCTTTCGGTCAGGCAGCTGCTGCTGCGTCG